A window of Cryptomeria japonica chromosome 3, Sugi_1.0, whole genome shotgun sequence contains these coding sequences:
- the LOC131064320 gene encoding transcription factor MYB106, which yields MAEKKNSVDGLNRGAWQPEEDLLLKTYVEANGAGRWSTLASKAGLKRCGKSCRLRWMNYLRPNVKRGHITPDEADLIIRLHKLLGNRWSLIAARVPGRSDNDVKNFWNIHLSKKSGRKGVHLNTHKSKLKDTPSPNTNSIGDSTKDEIDSKCSTNFNFQPDRLSMQRDSILGSAEPKMLQNPCKGESGGRNPCPDESTKPRNGHVLQHVIAPTKCNLNTASYTISSVENDELHSAVYKFSPPLTTLVQQNSHGFLTEISDSMQGLTTSNQYHPHSDSFGFGFVPGLESNYIFDSVSCSTNLQPNNLNSQLEYHCKAEPDGQNPCPDEFTMLRNGLVLQHVITPTKPNLNTASYNISSVENDELHSAVYKFSSPLTTLIQQNSHGFLSDISYGIQGLTNSTQYHSHSDAFGFGFVPGFDSTSSFTNLQRNNVNL from the exons ATGGCAGAGAAGAAAAATAGTGTGGATGGGCTTAACCGAGGGGCTTGGCAACCTGAAGAAGATCTGCTTTTGAAAACATACGTTGAAGCAAATGGTGCAGGACGTTGGAGTACTCTGGCCTCCAAAGCTG GTTTGAAGAGATGCGGAAAGAGTTGCAGGTTACGTTGGATGAATTACCTTCGCCCAAATGTGAAGCGAGGCCATATTACTCCAGACGAAGCAGACCTCATTATAAGGcttcacaaactgcttggaaataG GTGGTCGTTGATTGCTGCCCGTGTACCAGGAAGATCAGACAATGATGTTAAAAACTTTTGGAATATTCATCTGAGCAAGAAATCGGGTCGCAAAGGTGTACACCTCAATACCCACAAGTCAAAGCTCAAAGATACGCCCTCTCCCAATACTAATAGTATTGGGGACTCGACCAAGGATGAAATTGATTCAAAGtgttctaccaacttcaattttcaGCCTGATAGGCTAAGCATGCAAAGAGATTCGATCCTTGGTTCAGCAGAGCCCAAAATGTTACAAAATCCATGCAAAGGCGAATCAGGTGGGCGAAATCCTTGCCCAGATGAGTCCACCAAGCCGAGAAATGGTCATGTTTTACAACATGTCATTGCACCAACAAAGTGCAATCTCAACACAGCGTCTTACACTATATCTTCAGTTGAGAATGATGAATTACATAGTGCAGTATATAAATTTTCACCCCCATTAACAACTCTGGTTCAGCAGAATTCTCATGGATTCCTAACTGAGATTTCTGACAGCATGCAGGGATTAACAACGTCTAACCAATATCATCCACACTCAGACTCATTTGGGTTTGGTTTTGTCCCTGGTCTTGAATCCAATTACATCTTTGACAGTGTAAGCTGCTCTACCAATCTGCAGCCTAACAACCTCAATTCTCAGTTGGAATATCATTGCAAAGCTGAACCAGATGGGCAAAATCCTTGCCCAGATGAGTTCACCATGCTGAGAAATGGTCTTGTTTTGCAACATGTTATTACACCAACAAAGCCCAACCTCAACACAGCATCTTACAATATATCTTCAGTTGAGAATGATGAATTGCATAGTGCAGTGTATAAATTTTCATCCCCATTAACAACTCTGATTCAGCAGAATTCTCATGGATTCCTAAGTGATATTTCTTATGGCATACAGGGCTTAACAAACTCTACCCAATATCATTCACACTCAGATGCATTTGGGTTTGGTTTTGTCCCTGGATTTGACAGTACAAGCAGCTTTACCAATCTGCAGCGAAATAACGTCAATTTGTAG